From Microtus pennsylvanicus isolate mMicPen1 chromosome 10, mMicPen1.hap1, whole genome shotgun sequence, one genomic window encodes:
- the LOC142858156 gene encoding disks large homolog 5-like gives MSDLQRLEDEKNEVTEKFNELEKESFFYYNLQYQLAMEKNQMEDKVDLLKQENKKLMQYWVLLQKHLEDLHLAFQDQEEENRDLQTQEHQGSYDIMAG, from the exons ATGTCAGACCTGCAGCGCTTGGAGGATGAGAAGAACGAAGTCACAGAGAAATTCAATGAGCTTGAAAAGGAGTCATTCTTCTATTA CAATCTGCAGTACCAGCTCGCGATGGAGAAGAATCAGATGGAGGATAAGGTGGActtgctgaagcaggagaacaagAAATTGATGCAGTATTGGGTCCTGCTGCAGAAGCACTTGGAGGATTTGCACTTGGCCTTTcaagaccaagaggaagagaacagagacctGCAGACCCAGGAGCATCAG GGTTCATATGACATCATGGCGGGGTAG